aatatcggagaaaaagtaataaaatacactcaaaatggACCATTTCGGAATAGAATTTGATAATTTTCCGAAGGGATATACCCCAACATACCTTGCCAACATTTTAACCAAGTCAATACTGGTTCTGGGGGAGGGGCGAATGTCAAAACGTTACGCTACTAGGATACGCCCCCTCGaacgtttaaatataaaaaatagtataaGTATACATTTCTCGAATCTTTGGTCATACGAATTTTACCttctaaatatcatttttctaCTAAACAGACGTGATAAGATTTCTGCCATTAACCATTTTTCCCTGTTGGCCAAAGCTGCCTTGAAAATTTGTTCGTAACTTCATTTATTCTATTTGAGTACTTGGGCTCGCAACAATTGCTTAAACTTACGCCACTAGGATACGCCCCCTcgaacgtcaaatcctggacccgcccctgGTTAAAGCAAACAGGATGAGCAGGAGTTTCGTTCTCGGAGGGGGTAGGGTGGAGCGGGGTCCGGCACATCCCCCTTTATAGACTTATTCTTTTTCGTGGCATACCTTTACACTTATACGGCATATTTCCTGTCTAAAATGTGCAGGCCCTGGAAAATTGCCATTTGGCATTAGTATgggtatttttatgaaataatgcactaaccaaattattattcaatagGAAATAAGACACACTTCAAACCCATTTACACAATCAAAATACTTCATGACGAAGGAGATGTTTAGCCATATTATCTTAAAAGAGGGTCGATGGCATAAAAACAGGCTTCCTttttcatatcatattttatcatatttttattacgaACAAACGTTATCTTGAgacaaaaatgtacatgtatgttgattGATAAATCAGAATACCACAGACCTGTAAACATATCGATTACTCCGTTGAAATTTTATCAGACttaaacctacatgtatatttaaagctgcactctcacagattgaccattttgacaagttgtttttatattttgtcttggaatgagcccaTTTTTATTCgtgaatgtctggaaaccagtgatataagactgctgacaaaaactcataacgcaggttttcatatttaaggtcgaaaattgatgtttatggctaaaagcgttactaggGTTTTAAGACAAATATGTTTATCGGCATCAGTTTTCGAAAGTAGATATGAAATATTGTggtcttatcttttgtcagcagtctttggCAAAAGGATATACATGCTGTCTCCATTAGGGCAGATGGGTGTCACCATAAACGGACAGGGTGTAGCATCCTTTCACTACTCTTTAACTAAAACCATACTTTATAGGCCTAAAACCCATTTCTGAATGTTGCATGTTATATATGGCGaaccgtggtctagtggtgacacacttgactgtcaatccaggatTCGGAGGTTCGATTCCCCTCTCCACCGCGATACAAGTACGTTACGTCTTCCGGAAGGGACGTTgtatgggggtcccgtgtgacagttgtatacactggtgcacgttgaACAACCTTaatagctctaaccagggttataTTATGTCTGTGCactttgctccaaaaacctaaaatgactaacaatcttatggGATCTCTCGGAAATTGGGCCTTGTCCAAGtgcaagtataaataagcttacatcCCCCACCATTTGCTGTAGACACACTTAATATTGGTCCATTTATATGGAATCTGAGTGAAGCTATGATGTTTTTTTGCATTCATGCATTTAAGCAAAACTTTCCACTGGAGATttgatacaataaaacaattgtgaaaattaccaaaatttatgtcagatatatatatatatatcccctTATACAAAAATAGAATTATTATAATAGAAGAAAATTagcaataaaatacaaaacacaagTTTAGCAAAATCAAGGTTAAAcatgcaaatacatgtatatttcacaGTGGAAATACTGatttaaattataatcaataCAGATCAATAGGTTTTAGGTCTCATAAATTACAGATCCATATTATTATGTTGGAGATATTTCAAGTCAGTATGTTTATACCAAAGTATgtttaatacttcattgtttatgATTTAGCCTACATAGAAACCAAACAAATACTATACATGAAGTCATTCATGTTTATCACAtagaaataaaagtaataaatgaaatggaaaataaacagAACATGTTTATCATAAAAGCATTTTCAATGATCTTTAACTGTGACATTTAACTTAATATCTGTTTTGTTGGTAATTTAATGACAATCATGGTTTTAAAAGTCTTAAGAAATCCATAATGATATATCTAAAATAGTGTGCTTAACAAgtgaattcatttaaaaattatgaaaagcAAAAGAGGTGGGCATTCAATCAATTCACTGGCGACACATCAGTTCAATTTCAGTATGGTTTTTAAAAGGGAGAAATGCTTCCGAGATCAAAGGAGATCTCTCTTAGGAGCCAAACTATTCCAACTAGTAGCAACTGTAACCATTTTTCATATCATAGTTAACgaacttatttaaaattatttttatttaatattgattgatattattttcTGAAAGCAATTAACGGTTACGAATGCAATAGTACTAGTGCTCTTCTGACTGTATTTCTCCAATAAacaatttgattgtttcaaaaaataatctgAGAAAATATTGACTCATGATATAATTTTGCTATAATTTTAGTGTtgagtttaaataattttatctttttccAGAATGTGAAAgatttatgataaaatgatgCATCAATCTCAGGATAAACAAGAGCGCCACGGAGCAATCATCAACCaatgtctgttgttttgttgtaGAAAAACGGGCATAACTCTACAatcattaaaacagttaaacatgCACGTATCGtccctggcaacatgtgtaccaagtttcatatgaatatcttgaacaattTCAAGTTAATGGCCAATGGAAGTTTTTGCATAATACTGAAAACACCACAACTCAAGGTTAGTTTTTGCACAATGCTTAACGACATCAcagttatataacaatatcgagacattgtttcttttaaaaaaagaacagctAAAACACAGaccaaacaaataaacaatttgaGAGTGGAGATAATGCGATCAAGCGAAAACTGGCATTATGATACATGTAAATTCTACAGAATGACATGCCAAATGAAACATTAGTACTTGTATACATTTCTCGAATCTTTGGTCATTAGAATTTTAccttcaaaatattatttttttactgaacaGACGTTATAAGATTTAAGCACTTAACCATTTTTCCTTGTTGGCCTAGGCTGCCTTGATCATTTGTTCATAACTTCACTTTTATTTCAGAACTTGGGCTTACAAGACTTGATTAAACTTACTGGCACCTTTAATtaaatgtgtaccaagtttcatgcaaatatcttgaatgtttttgagATATATATGGCAAATGAAATCTTGGgtggtatttaatattcaacTTAGGTTAATATTCAGGACTAAGCTACACTCACTATTTTTGACACtgaataatttgcataatatttacttctttaagagttttatattttaaattttatataggaattatcataatatttttttaatcgaaATCCAATTTGTATATCTATTTTTgactaaatgaaaaaaagctaCTTTACCCTTTTAAGCTTAAGAAGATTTGAAAAATTGGGCTGGTCATACAACATTGACCTTATTACACAATTGGTCGGTTATTATAGTAACACGAAAATCCGATCACTACATCGTTCTAAGATCCAATTCAGACCCATACTGAATACCAGCTCTTTGACAATACATCAAAAAAAATTTAAGAACGtgtaaaaacaatcattaataaaacaacggacatgttaaaaaagttaattcaaaatgaattcatttgtgtctcaaataaaatgtatacatctAGAGAAAATCGAATAGAATTTAAAGCTTATACGAAAATAAATAAGTGGATATTTCTGATGACATTTAGAAAAGATTTCCTTGCAATCATGTTATAAAAGCCTAAATTTTATTCTGTCCATATAAAAAATTCAGCGAcatgaaaaataacatcaaaGCTGTCCAGCAGTAAGAAAGTTGAAGGTAGGAATAAACCATTCATCCACGCGTGAATTTGATTCAACCCTCACTATAAGCGCACCAATGTCTTTTCCATCATCAGCACTATCCCAACACGACCCAGcacttttcatatttacaatTACTACATCTCCCACAATCCGTTTCAATCTAATGTCTGTCCTTTAACAATctgaaaaagaacaaaacatgaACCACTTTACATCATTAAAAggccaaaataaaaataaaaatgtgtggGTAGAGTTACATCTTGTCCAAAACAGGTAGGgcagtttttttgtttgttttttataaggctttatgttagaatattattgtcattatttggGATAATGGCCTATAAGTAACTTTCACTTGAAACgttttaactacatgtatgtactaaaatgcacacaaaataaatactataaaaACGGAAGATTGATCGGGTAACCATAACCAGAagtattttttaggcctaactattaataaacatacacatattatataatgaataaaatttcattaccGCTGTGATAGGACTCAACATATTCAAAACACACACTGTCAGTAGTGTATTTGACTCTTAATTGGTTATGCTAGATTTTTACAATATCACCACAcacattttcattaacttttATGTGCATATAAATCATAGATAAGACAAAAGCACATAAAAACATCTATCAATTAATCAACTGCAGGGTTAGACAATCAATATCTCATATGAGTCATATTTAATTgctttaatgttatttattttcacctTTTTCACTTTATGAGccaattattcaatttaattcttAGTAGCCACAATGATACCATTTACTTTTGCAACTTGGAAAAATTAATTTAACAGTGGACTGTCCATTTAAAACACTCAATTTTAACTCTGAATGAAATATGACTTAAATATACCTTAGATAATGATAACGTGCCCCTGACATGCCATCCTcagcaccccagcgtatcataacccaTATGATATATATACCCGGTAGTTTATGATACACTGGGGTGCTGAGGATGCCGGTATGCTTGCTAAACATAATTTATGGCTTTTAGCCTTTACAATTTACAAATCTAAATCCAGGCGATAATTTTCACTACTTTTCAAACATAAAGCTTCTCTAAGAAGGTCAGTAACACCTGCTACTTTAAGTTATTTAAAGCTAGCTGTGTTTATGCCCCTTATTTCTGAACATTAATCCTCAgatattcaaacttgacttcTGAAACAACAAGCCCAATTTCTTACAGAAGTGCTCAAgacatttttcaacatataGCCTCCCTACATAATGCACCATGCAGTcaatttttacctttcaggtggcccaggggggggggggggggggggggggggggcgtggttacaattgactggtgcataaaatcAAGAATTTAGCAAGCCGGGAAAGCCTTTTACTAGTGCATCGCTTGTGTGATTGTGCTGATTTCTAATGTTCACCATCATTCAAGACATCTTCGTTAGAAACTAAAGGGAGCTTACTCTTGCTTCAATATACTCCACTCTTCTTTCTAGTTGTGTCAGCTTTTCGTTTAAAGTTGCAAGACGAGATCGACATGATGTGtctgaaattttaaacaaaaactgatagttaaatatatcatatttgttttaaacaaaggtCACATTTAAATACACGTAAACTATCAGCAGGGAAATGATGGCTGAaactaattattaaaacaataaatgtcatACCTGTGGAAAGTGCTAGAAATAGGACAAGTAAAATGCTtacttcaaatactatgatttgtGCTAAAATAAACCTATAGGCTGGATTACTATAATGGACTATGATATCCATAAACAAAGATCATAGAAAAAAAAGCGCCAACTTTCTCAAAATATCCCTGTTCTATTTTTATGACATAAATTTGGTGATAGCTGGTTTTACATTAGTGAAATTTAGAAAGCAGAGACTGTCATAATTCTGAAGTGATTGAGGTGACATGGCTGGTTATCTCACCTGACTGAGATATTCTAACCAtgcacattctgaccaaatttggtgatgatttaacaaatatttcttaatttatcaATCCAGCAAGATCAATTGAAGGTCTATAACTTAAAGGGGGATTACTCTCGAGTGACAGgagctaatgcaccagtcaattgtaaccacggccccgcaaggtccgggggtataccggagatagccggggaaatgggccgtgtttttaccttccaggtggccccgcagtgccgggtgaatgctgTGGTTTTGTCTATGCGCCAagtatagcggggaatgggccttacctagggtccccaaagtccccgctattccctggacctggggggggggggcagtggttacaattgactggtgcatagtgttgggaatcggttgcaattttactatcaatgatcggttccactcaagttaCCGATTATcaatagtacaatcggtttttaaaatactagatagtacctgagttgtagttttattcatgtacagtattaaactcttaatcattatatgcatataccttatgtctatgattgaagttattaagtgttgttgtataaaaaatagttcattttcttgctcattgtggctttcatcagccattttgttaaagataacatctgaacacttactaattattttttattattattatgtttaatttttttcgataatcgattataaccaaatactatcgattgtcgccgatttcaggctcaaccaatcgattttcgattacaatcgatcatcggaacatcactactGGTGCATAATGGTTGATTATCAAACTTGTCTGAACAAATTTGgagatgattggacaaaggcttctaaaggtATTGAGCAGGCAAAACTGATATCaggaaatttatttaattaaagggcgataactcATGAGTGACTCCAATGATATGGCTGGTTAATGAACTCTTAAATCCAATATATTATGCCCacacacattctgaccaaatttggtgatgataaGACAAATGTTTTGTAATTGGTTGGTCAAACAACAAACTGGAAATTTCCAGTTGTCCTGCAATAGgtaatcaaacaaatattttgctaaTACTTTCCTGAAAAAGTTGTCTTTGAGATATTGCAAATGGACACACTTTCAGAAAATACACTGATTTCGCATACTCTCAGGTATGAAATTGTTTTTCTGtataattcaaaaaatacaaacagaagGAGATGTTAGATAAATATCGTTTTTACAGAAACCTTGTTCAGAGAGAAGTAATTAAGGCCAAATCGGAATATATGTCAAACAAgctggaagaaaataaaaatgatccaAAAAAGCTGTggtcagatttaaaaaatcttggatatagtagtaaaagtaaatcttctccaaatattgttttgaacattgatgatgaaaattgttttgaaccatgtaaGATTGCAAAtcactttaatactttttttactacTGTAGCCTCAACTTTAGTAAAAAAACTACCTTTGCCCttcaatttgtttaactatGAGTCTGACTATTTTAaacgattttataaagatagaaATCCTGActctgttaaatttaaacttcaCACTGTTAGTGAAGAATACATTTACAAGGAACTATGTaaactaaattgttcaaaaagcaCAGGGTTAGATAACATTCCTGcaagatttttaaaagatgctgcaccatttttaaagataccaGTAACATTTCTGATAAACAGTTCTATCACAAGTAACATTGTACCATCTGAACTCAAAAATGCTAaagttaaaccattgtttaagaaaaacaacagatcTGATGTTTCAAACTATCGACCTGTAAGCATACTATGTATAGTTTCAAAAATCTTAGAAAGAGTTGTATACAACCAACTAGAATCTTTTcttgttaaacatggattattaTACGAACTTCAGAGTGGTTTTAGATGTAACTATTCAACTGACTCCTGCCTAATTCATTTGACCGAccatataaaagaacaaaattccaAAGGTCTATATACAGGAATGATTATGCTGGATCTTCAAAAGGCGTTTGATACCGTAGATCACAAAATTCTATGTCagaagttaaaagaaattggtGTGGATTCAATTGATTggtttcaatcatatttatctGGACGTAAAcaagttttcaatgtaaataatacaatgtctGAATTCATGAACATCTCTTGTGGCGTTCCTCAAGGAAGCATACTTGGAccgttgctgtttttatgctatgtcaatgatatgagtataagcataagtgaaaaatgtaaattaatattatatgcagatgatagtgCTATCCTTTTCTCACACAAAGATCCGTCTGTTATTAGTAATGTACTCGGCAAGGAACTTGAAAACTGTAGTAAGTGGTTAGTTGACAACAAACTGTCTTTGCATCTtggaaaaacagaatgtattttatttgggtctaaaagaaaactaacaaaagttgatagctttaatgtaaactgcaatggccatatcataaaacctaaacaatctgttaaatatcttggaaatatactggacaatgatctcagtgctgcatctattgttaacaatattgtcagtaaaGTTAATTCTAGGCTAaaatttttatatagacaaaatcgttttttagatatgaatctaagaagattgttatgtaactccttaatacaatgccattttgactatgcatcgacatcttggtacagtggtatatgtaaacaattcaagaacagattacaggtcactcagaacaaagttgtcagatttatttatggctatgattgtagaacttccctgaaagtctcggctttcagtgatattggatggcttaatatagaaaataggataaagcaactacgactaaaccatgtacataaaatcttaaatagcaaatgcccatcatacttacatgaacattttactttagtctcatccacacattcttacaacagtagacatagtgctggaaattttaaagtgccacaggctgacagttttatattaaatactttcttttatcaagcaatccaggactggaacagtcttccaataaagttaaaagaattgaaaaataagaatacttttaaaaaagaagtgaaatcacatctcattgttggtatgaaatgtgcagaaatggaagatttccttttttattaattgttattcatttaatcttgcatatcagtccaaagatttttgtcatattatgctaaagtgtcatatggttttaacagtcggttgcattataactgtaaaagttcgatatcaaacatttaatcattctttaactggtcaagagtacatgcatgttatttttgtataagtaaacctaatttaaacagcttataactgagatcttggcaaataattatatttgtcataaggaccccattggaaataagttgaataactttaatgggttatcctgtgttatatatttgtcacattgaattaaatctttgttaacgcacgtatgtatccaaagcattctaatgatgttgtgctttagtatagatatcatcactaatactttgttaatcagtctgtgttataactttatgagatatttggtttgttacaatgacatatatatgcacgaataaatctatctatctatctatctatctatctatctatctacaaTCAGCCAAAACACAGAAAAACGTAAATTGCTGTAAAAGGGCTTTGACAGTTATAGAAGCCACAACTACCTCTGGATGTATTCTAGGCCATGGATACACTTATATCTGCTTGTAACCCATTTACGCCTGAAGATGTCCAACCATTGAAACTTCCCTGTTCTACATGAACCCTATTTTGTGTAAAAAGTGTAGCTTGATCCAAATCCAAGATATCAAACTTTCttacaaataaatgaacaagAATAGTTTACCAAAAGAATTCAAGAAGtcagatattttctttatgcTGCATGTGATGACTTCAACATATTCTCTATTCGCCCAATCCTGCTGTATAGGCTTTTGAATTGAGTTGGGCTGTGGTGGTCCTGacatcttgaatatttttatttccggGTTGGAACACTTTGTAAAAGACACTTCCATTGGATAAAGCTTTGATAGTCGGCCAATGAAAATTACCCTCCAATACTGCATCAACTTCTGTAGTATAGGTACATCTGATTGGCTTGTACATTTTCCTTTCGGCTAATGAAATGCTTTTTAACAAAAGCCACACGACAGTAAACAACGAACAAAATGGAGAGAATAAAACGATTTCTAGAGAAAAGATACATTTCATCATCAACATAAACAACGctaattggtaaaaaaaataacatatcatGTCCAATTCTGTTTAAGTAAAGGAAATGGCAGTTAATATGGTATTGAGCGTTTTTGTTAGTTTGTAATATGTTTTCGCGATTTATTGAAGAAGAGTGAGATGTTATCTAACGACCTCATACATAGAAAAATTAAACGTTATAATGCTATTCCAATAAACATGATCTACAGACTCTCAAACTCAAAAATGGCCTGGTCACAACACATCTAATTTGTTTGTAATCTCCGTTTTGTCCTGAGTAAAAAAATGCACTGATTAAATTCTACATATGCCAACGATAATCACCAATGATTTGGAACGATATGGCAAACTTATAAACTAGACCAGTAACTTAGTTACTTTATTTGTGTCTGCTATCAgtttgacagaaaaaaatgacgtcattCAGGCCCTTGATGTATCATCCGGATCTGctcaaaacaaacagttttcagACACAGATATAGTCGCtatatacagtacactccacgcggaactaccactttcctcgggTGACTTGGAGGCGTTTTAAATTTATCGCGGATTTCCGACGAATACGCAaagtaagtttctttttaaaaataattatcgaAAATTTCCATAACAGTATTCATCAGCATCGTctaacaactgttgtttttcacattatttaattaaaagatataccatagcgtgcgtttgtgtttgttattgtcatctttctcttactatattaaggtgttgagaacttaattagattggagtaatgaaggtgttgagaactttgtaagtgtgaatatttttcggtcattatttcttaatttgcattttaccacttattaatttatccgtagttatcaatgggtATAACCTATTTATTAcgcatataagtgtaaatccttcatcaagttaattaaaatcccatttaacaccattttatacatgcattgaaatgaataacacattctatcggcttcagatcaaacagtcacactgtgtgacgtcgcataactcacagttttacccacgaggatctcatggagagcatgtatattgttatgcaggattaatgtgtctgggtggtgttttcgaatgttactttaagtattgcatttccaactttaattcatcacattaattagttacctatatcattgaatgtgttgacttttattgatgattcaataagtataactgtacATACTGTAATTGCTTCTTACAGTCTATAAATGTGGTACgagttttaaagtttattggcagatcgttttacaaaaatgtcatgtctttgttttcttaatcccttgattgcccttgttgtttatttaatcctccaataaatatttcacacttcctctttctacatgcaatacatcgtttaggatgggtatttactaattcacttgtcacagtggtgtatacggttaggtaaatagatagatagataatcttcgtctgtgaaacttggtaagtgtAAAAGTAacgattgatgtcctttgggtgtccgaaaattaggtactcaaaataaattatttttataaataattacgggtgtagcaaaaattctcaaataaatttaacaaaattagaTACAGTGGGAGATTCTTATCGGTTTTCCTTCGAGTTTCgcggtgtttttacctccgagtaacgcggcgattgtaattatacggtccactgatcagcctcggtgggtgaacgagtaaaaacgccgaggaaagaggattatgatcaattggatgtcgtgtccgcgatgaccaaaatccgccgaggaaaacggaaagtggtagttccgcgtggagtgtactgtagtTTATAATTtgatcaacattttaattttttgaattaATGAACACCATGGTTTTCTTTTCTTCAGATTGATTATAAAGAAAGAGAGATGTTTTCACTGAAATCAATCTGGAAGCCTTGGATTGGCGGTGATGCCAACAAGCCTCCTGGAAAGGATGAACACATGGTAATAGTGGATTCACTCATGTTAGAGCTCGAGTTTCACATACGAGAGCAGGAACAGATTCTCAAAGATCGTGAACAGGAAGAAAGAAGACGAATAACTGGTGTTGACTATAGCTGGCTCGTCAGTGCTCCTGTGAAACAGTATGAAATTCCCCACCTTGAAAGATTGGAACTAGAGGATCTTTGCTACAGAGTTAAGCCACCAGAATGTGGTAAAGTTATATCACTCTTCAGAGATTCAATTCTCAATGAGCCAAGAGTTTGTGATATTCCTAAGATTCTCAAAGCTTGTATTCGTCAAGTGGTCGAACAAAGACCTAAGGAGGAGACTCTAACTGACTGGGTTACGAAAAGGACATCGAGtcttataaatatgaaaatacgGCCTTCGACTAAGATTACACCATTCCACAAAGAAAGTGATGACGTGGAGA
The sequence above is drawn from the Mya arenaria isolate MELC-2E11 chromosome 14, ASM2691426v1 genome and encodes:
- the LOC128218291 gene encoding protein RD3-like isoform X1; its protein translation is MAVNMIDYKEREMFSLKSIWKPWIGGDANKPPGKDEHMVIVDSLMLELEFHIREQEQILKDREQEERRRITGVDYSWLVSAPVKQYEIPHLERLELEDLCYRVKPPECGKVISLFRDSILNEPRVCDIPKILKACIRQVVEQRPKEETLTDWVTKRTSSLINMKIRPSTKITPFHKESDDVESNTTIETISSHVDLITPSGAHRNNQSLSYHSQPHDFDSLPV
- the LOC128218291 gene encoding protein RD3-like isoform X2, which encodes MFSLKSIWKPWIGGDANKPPGKDEHMVIVDSLMLELEFHIREQEQILKDREQEERRRITGVDYSWLVSAPVKQYEIPHLERLELEDLCYRVKPPECGKVISLFRDSILNEPRVCDIPKILKACIRQVVEQRPKEETLTDWVTKRTSSLINMKIRPSTKITPFHKESDDVESNTTIETISSHVDLITPSGAHRNNQSLSYHSQPHDFDSLPV